The following nucleotide sequence is from Harpia harpyja isolate bHarHar1 chromosome 7, bHarHar1 primary haplotype, whole genome shotgun sequence.
GCATAGGATAGGGAGCATGGAGTCGAAATCTGTTGGAAGGAGAGCCAAGTCTGACTTAAATGATTCAACATCTGGCAGTATAGTGGAAACCATTAGTAAGTTGTAATATCTTTGCGTTCACCTAAGCTCATGAAGAGAGAGAAGCTGGGTTATGCTTATGCATTGAAAACAATCATGCAGATCACATCCCCCTGCTTGCTGAAAGGATGGTatgctgtttttttccaggtgaAAAAGATTTCAGACGACCAAATATGAAAGCGTCATGAATCTTAACTGCTTGTTTCAGCCTCCTTTTATAGGCAGATGggctgttggaaaaaaaatagttgtaaGTTGGCAGCAGAAAGCTTGACTCCATAAAGCAGAAAGCTTgactgtgtgggttttttgcatatGCATAATTCTGTCTCCAAGCTCAGTCAGGAAAGCTAGGGGACAGATGCCAGCAACATTTTATCCTagaaaggggggagggaaagaaCCCAAAAAAGTGTGTGGgatgttgtggatttttttttttccttgaactgcATGATGTAGAAATGAGGACTATAGAGCCCAGAAAGGGCTCACCTTCAAACTGAACAAAGCAATGCAACCAGATGTTtacaagtattttgaaaatggctGTTGCAGTCATTTTCGTGCTCTGCAAATAACCAGAGGTCTCAAATGGCTACattgaagtggatttttttccaagcatgaCAAACCCAAGGAGACTTTACAGGGGTGCTGTGAGGAAGCAGTGGGTGCTGGTGTACAAGAGCTGCTTGTGAGATAGCTTTGGGCTATAAAGGACAGTTCTTTTAATTACATAGGGAGAAATCTGTTGGGAAGGAAGAGTGGTAAAAGGCTTGGGGGTGACCTGAAGAAATGCAGTAGAAGTCAGTTGGCTGAGAGAGAATTGACAACATATATTTGTGATAACCAACATATTATTCAGTTTGTGATTCAAAATTGAAATTTTCTTTAGTCAAGTAGTTAAAGTGCAATGATGCAGACGTGTAAGAGAACTGaacattttttccatataaaGTAGACTCTTACAGGTAGAAAGAtgggtttaatttttaatacagcttAAACACTTGAAAGACTTAAAAGCTTTGGAGGCCATTTGCTTGAAAACTGTGTTCAAGAACACTTTGAAGCATGTAGATTAGCAGGTGCAGATCTGGCTACCTAGGGCAGTAGAACTTGAGATACCAGAGGGCAGCTGCAAAAAGGTAGACAGAAAGTTCTTGGTCTTTTGTGGAACTGTTCTCCGAAAAGAATTAAGGTCCCTGCTAGGTATGTGTATGACCTTTTCAACAAGGAAATAAGCCAAGATGACCTCTTACAGACTTGTTACTAatgatggaaatttttttttctcagaatccTTCTGTTATCTCAAGAAATTATAGACTGTTATCCTTACtgctattttgatttaaaaatatatacttagATGGCTAAAAGTACTGCTGCTTCAAAGCAAGGAAGAGGTGCTTCAGTTTCCAGGCTTTCTTACTTCAAACCTTTCCTGGTATTCCTAATTTACCCATAGGTAAAGAGGGAGTTTGGTTGTAGTCAAGTGAGCAGATTTATGTGACAGTCAATCCTGGTGCGCTCCTAATGAAACTGCATGTCCCAGAAGGCTGAGAAGACAGTGGGATTAGTGAATCCTGTCTGAAAGGGGGATACAGGATGTAAATTTGAGCCTCAAGGTTATGCTACCAGCATAAATATAGCTACCAAGCAGCATGACAGATTCCTTTCACACAGTGACTGAAGTTCTGACAGGCATAAAGTCAGCGGTGTTCTTCATTCCCATTTATGTATCTTGGGATATTTTTAAGGGATTATGCTTCCGTgatttatttcactttctttgGAAGTTCAGTTGCATAAACCTGAGGCCTGCGTAGGACTTCGTGCAGATGTGCAGTTGACACTAGAAACGCCACATAATTGACTTTCAAGATAGAGGCCCCTGGAGTGAGGGGCAGTGACTTAAGTGAATGTAGGACATTCTGCTCACGCAAACAGCTAAGTCTGTGTGTTCCAAGCATTATAGATATAAAAATAGTTGTCCAGGAAAAGTTGTCCTTCTGAGGAACTCAGCTTTTATGAGGGCCTTTTAAAGCTGTCTCTGCCGTTGTACTAATGACAGTGGCAGGTCTCTGAAAATCAGAAGCTGCATGAATTACCCTGATGGGGATCATGCTGCCACCTTAGGAATCTATTTAGTGGTCACCGATCTTTatatttgcaaacagaaagaatttaattttaaagatacaATTATAATTTAACGTGTACTGGTCATTTTCTCAAAAACATGACTTTTCTTAAAGTAAAGGTACTTAACTCAAGCAACTTCAGATACACACAGAATGGGATTTTACACATGTTGGACAGAAATAAGAGAATCAAGCCAAGACCAGAAAGATTCCAGAACTGCAAAGATGTTTTTGATTTGATCCTAACGTGTGAAGAAAGAGTCTATGATCAAGTAGTAGAAGGTAAGGAACTCGAACTGATAAACCAAGTTAACTttgagtgctttttttcccctcctccctgaaGTCTTTCACAAATCTGGAAACACATCTGTCTCctctgactgctgctgctggaacaCCAGCACAGACAAGAGCTTGCAGTCTGTTGATGTAGCCTTTATGTATCAGAGAAGTGATGGCTGAATACTTATTTCTAAAAGGTGCTGGTGTTGGCAGCTACACAGAATGTGTATGTATAGCAATTTTAATGGCTGACATAAGGAAATAGCAAGCATGGATCTAGAAAACTAGCAAGTTGTACACGATGAGCATTTTTTCACCCTGGGTTGGTGGAGACACAAAGTCTAAGCTGCCTTCCTTATGCaacttcccttcccttctctgcgGAAGACTTCCTGTGACCTACCAAGCAGTTTATCCACAATAAATACCTTCTGTACAGGTGGAGAAACTGTTCTTGAGTGTGGTTAACACTCTGCAAACATGCTGTGGCTTTGCCCTTAAATGAGTCAAAGTGAGATATGCCAGAAGAATCTCAGTTGGGGATTGGGTTCTGCATGAACACAATGCAGCAAGCTTGATGTGAACTCACTGAAAGTTACGGGCTTTCAGCAGTGACTCAGCTCCTGGGCTGAGAACCCTCTCTCTGGAAATGCCGGATACAGGCTTATGTGAGGTTTAAGGTGTTTCCTTCACGTTGAAAGACCAGCCAACTGAATTAGTATCATACACATAATTTAAGAGGCTGTTGCCTTGCCTTTTCAGTCCTCAGTGGTCATGCACAAGCATACAGAGCACAACACATTTGGGCTTTTGCAAGCTGAGCAATTAGTGTTCTGAATGTTTAAGTGAAGTGTTTGAAATGTATTGGTAAGTTCTGAGAGCATCTGCCCTGGTACTTGAATGGATCTTTAGCAAGTTCAGCATGTCTCACATGGAAAGCAGCTTTCACCTTAATGTTTTAGGTGAGTATCCTGAGgaagggaggtgaagagcagccacttGCTAATTTTCTAGTTGTGCATCTCTCTTAACTTCATGGTAATGCCCTTTATAATTGACCAATGAAAGGAAGAAGACTTGAGTGCTACCAAATGGCTCTAGAtgtgaaagctgaaattttaaaatggaggCCTCAACAGGTTTGCCAAAATGAAGTTGCTGAATGGGGTTAGGAGAGAACAACTTGTAGCTTAAAAACTGTGTCTGTAATAGGAAGGTTACGGGAGAGAGGCATAACAATAATACATGGGTGGATTAGTAGGAAAAggatgttttgtttttcccccttcaCCTCTTGTTAACAAGTGGAACACATTAAAGCTAGGATTTTCTAATGTGACTATCAGTGCTTAACTTGTAGGAGTTCACCTTGCAGTTTAATTTTCAGAGTGTCGGATGTacagtggttgtttttttttttaaaaaaccaggCAGTTAAAACTCTGCAGGTGAGGAAGCCCAAAATCATTCTTGACTTTTGAGAATCTTGATCTTGGTCTTTAAAGACTGTCAGAGTGAGGTGAGCAGTAACTTTTCTTGACCGGGGCAAGTAAACTGTCACGACCCTTCCACAAAACAGAattcttttgtttccaaaatccatctcttattttaaaaacaagagggACTATTGTTTAAGATGATATTAAATAAACAATTTTCTAAAAACAAGTTTGGGGAAGGCAGAGGTGGACAATGtctatgtatatttaaaaatcttaCGAATACTCTGTGTAAAATACGATACCATTCCACCCAAAGTTTTGCTGTTTcgtgtgttttgttttcaaatagaTTTAAATTCCAGAGAGCAGGAGACATGTCAGCCAGTACATGTGATCAATGTGGACATTCAGGATAACCATGAGGAGGCAACCCTGGGTGCTTTCCTTATCTGTGAGCTCTGCCAGTGTGTAAGTAGAGAGGGCTCGTTGCCTGTGGGTACCTTGGACCCAGCTGACTGCACAGGGGTTGGGGTTTGCTTAGTACTCCTTAAAGGTGCTGCATATTGCACGCCTTAAGTACAGTCTGTGTCAAGAGATGTAAGTTTCCAAATTCTTGTGGTTGTTTTTGGAGCTGTTGTGCAACCATGGTTTCTGAAGTGGAATCTGTGCATTCAAACCCAATGCATTCATAGCTTACGTGGAAAGCAGTATTGCAAAGCACTGTGCATAACCATTACACATGTTGAGCCCATATTCAAAACACTGTTTATGGCAAAAAACGTCCATTTTGAAAGCAGTTGTAATACGTGGGATTTAGACATCAGAGTTGCATTCCGAATCACGATATACTTGGAAAACATCCTATGTAGGTGTATTTCATAGTACCACCCTGTTGTGTGTatgatgtggaagaaaaaaatggtgctTTCTGTCATCCATATTCAGGGGCCCTAGCTCTTGAAGTACGACTGAAATAAGCTGCACTCAAAACAGTCGATGTAACTGTgaagagaacagagaaaggaTCTGTGTCCTTTTACAGCGTGCAAGTTGATGAGTTCACCTATTCCAGTGTGgcaacaggcttttttttttttcactccagccTGAGTGATCTATTCTGGTCTTAAACCTTTCCAGATTCAAAAAGCCTAAGAGAGTTCAAGGACTTGAAATTTTAGCCATCTGTTCAGTGTGCTTGTAGCTATTCTGAAGCTTCCATTTGTTACCTAGTGAGGAGGAATGTTGCCTACTCAACAAAGTATTAGTTAAGTGCCAGTTCAGTGGGTTGGAGAAGGAAGGATATGCAGATAAACATGATGCAGAATATATGTACATTTGGGAATGCTGGGAATCTCAGTAAAGCACCCAGTACTGCACTATTTGGTACAGCCTGCTGGTTTAGATTTCACAGGAAGCCAAAAGCATTGAATTATTACAGTTTTCTAAACTATATCATATCCTTGGAGTCCAGTTGCTTagtattttttctcttctagATACAGCACACAGAAGACATGGAAAATGAAATAGATGAGCTGTTACAGGAATTTGAAGAGAAAAGTGGAAGGACTTTTCTTCATACTGTCTGCTTTTATTAAAGCACATCTGTCTCTTAGGCCTTAATACAGATGAGGGAAGCATGTGTTTAAAGTTCTGATTATACTGtattttcctggaaaatgaatattgaaatttttttgtttcagaactccttttcagtgtctttttgttttgtttcaggtatTCTGTCACAGGTAGGCAGAGATACTGGCTGGGGTTGTACATATGAGATGATTAAAAGTATACACAAAGGCcacctatttaaaaaagaaaatcaagtttttctttaaatcctACTTTAATTATTACAAGTAGGTTTTTAATTATAAAGAGAATGTTTCTTGAATATAAGTTTATAATGTATTTTTCCAGcttacaaatttattttatttcagttgtgcttttttttttttattttaatgtgacAGAATGGCTGAACTATGTGAGGATATGAATGGAACAATGAAAAACGAGTATCTGTATATTATTAGATATAAAGTTGGAAGCatccaataaaaatgaaaaacctgcaagtgtttctgttttcaaaatggaaGCTAAGGAAGTGTGACTGTTCTCTGTGAGGTAAACCACAAAGTATCTGAAGCAGCACGAGAATGCTCATTCATCCAAAGTGTCTTGGAGAGGGTAGTGACAGCAAGAAGATCTTGGTAGGAATCAAAAGACCCGAACGGTGTCCCTTGTTCGGAGAGGCTGTGTATTTGGGCAGCTTATAATGATTTCTGATCCTGTGTTGAGCTAAAGTGAACTGCTTTCCCTGCATGAATTAGGGCACTACCACGAAATCTTTTGGGATCTTAATTGCTTTTGAATTATCGTGTGTGAGATTAATAAGACTGTGAGGCTGTAACTGTAGCAGTGAGGGCCAATTGTATATATGTAttctgtaagaaagatggggagaaatGGCAAACTCCGCTGTCAACAGAAATAGTTTAAAGCATTCTTTTTAACTGAAGTATCTCTTGAATAGCATTTTCCTCCCATACAGCAATAATAAACGTGTTTGTCATGGCTCAAAATCCGGAAACAGAGTACGTGTATACAAACAGAGCAAAAGCTCAGACTTCTGTTTGAACAAACtgataaaagtgaaaacaaaccaaattaTTAGAAGTTCAAAATGTGAATGGTAAAGTGTTGCTGCTTACAGGCAAGAGAAGATTGTGAAAGTTGTTCTGTTAAAGGAACCTGTAAACGTGTTCGAGCAGATGAGGTCCGTGTGCTCTTTAATACTTGGGTATGTGAGGACAACTTTATAATCATCATGTTAAAAGTGCAGTAGCATGAAATGGGGTTTGAGCTCCTGGCTTCTTTCTCATTCTATCACTGCCGTCTGACAGCTCACATGGACTGCCTAGTTTTCCTTAACTTCACTCGTTTTGCACATGCAGGAAGTTAGTGCTAAGTACTTTCTCTCAATTTAGGGCAATGTTACCCATCAACGCAGACAACTTCAGCTGTGTATGTGGTAGGTCATATGGCAATGCTACTTAACCTCTTTCAGTGAACACACTCACATATATTAAAAGGTATCTGCTCCACACCTGAAAACTCCAAGTCTGTATCTGAAAATACTTCTTTGCAGTTGCAAATCTTGAAGTCTGTCGAGTCGGGTCCCCAAAGAAATCTTATACCTCTCTCTACTCCTGGGATCTGGGGGTTGACTGTGATTTCAACTGCCTTGTGGGAAAACGTAGACCTCTGCCAGCTCAATGTGTGTCCTGGACAGTGTCCAAATGGGTCATCGCATCATACTCGGGTCCCAGGAATctttaatatttctgaattacctgtgctgtttttcttgtctGTTAAAAATACTTAAAGTGAAAATTTTGTGGAGAATGAATGAATAGATCAGAACAATTAGGGGATGGGGAGTTCAAGCAGCAGTTGTGATAAGGTTTGCAGAGTGTACGTTTTCTGATTAGCTTGTCCTGTCCCATTTTGATTCTGGAGATCTGTATTTGAAGGATTTCATTCAGCCTCCTCTTCTTCTGCTCATTTGTCTGTCTGATACCATCGCTTGTTACCATGGGGATATTTCCAGCCAAAGGAAGAAGATGATTCTGAACTGCTTTAGTTGAtctctttaaaaagacatttcaagcAAGCACAGTAGTGAGTATTTTGAGCAGAGTTTTCCTTCCCTATACAGTATCAGTACTGAAGTCCACTCTGTGGTGAGGTGAAACTTGGAGAGCATTTGAAAGTGTTTTCTACTTTCAACTTAATTCATCCTAAACAGAGctctttgttgttattttattgaAAGGCAGTAAAAACACAAACAGGATGTTTTAACCCGTGTTTTGTGTATGTGGAGATTTACAGCAGTGTCCTTTTTATTACATAAAGATTATACTTTTCATGTGTGTAACTGGCAGAGAATTCTGGTTGCTGTAGTGGTAAGTATGGATTAATTAGTAGAACTTCAGTTCACTGCATCTCTTCAACTGAACTGAGAAGCCTTGGTCTAAAAATGTGATGTAGTATACAGGACATTACAGAATTGTTCTTTCCATCCTAAATGTTCTGTTcataagcaaaagcaaaatgggaGCTGGCCATTTGTGATTTGTTTATTTACCAACTtgcagatggatggatggatggatgactGACCTGGATGGACAGGCAAGTATTCTGAATGATCCACAGTCCAGTTCAAAGTGTTTCAAATTTCTGTGAGTAAAACTTGTTCTTCAGCTAAAGCTGTTCTTACTCTGACATATTACTTCTCATTTAACTTACAGGTTAGtgaaaaatgtatgcatttatataGTTACTTTGTCTCCATATGCTTCATTTGCACTGCAATCTACTATGAAGCTCAGTTTATACAGGAATTTTATGGGGTCCTAGTCTTGTTTGAGAGATACatatgtttatacacacacaagtATGTATGTAGGTATAAAATAAACTCTGGCTGAACACAAGGTCAAAGTTACTTTCTGTGTCCAAAAGAAATTTCAAGAGAAACTTTCGGTttaaaggaaatgggaaaaataatgtatttttcctttaagagtGGGGTGGCATATATATGATGATGGTGTGCTCTTCCCTGCCTTGTAGATACATTGATACTCCTGTTGATGAGCATCAGTGCTGAAAGATGGTCCATTTCTTTTTAAGTCCTGTAGTTGGCCTTCTTCCTGTTTAACGAAGGAAAGCAATGAAGGGTTAACGCCTTGTGAACACAGACTGCGAGTATTCGGAATGTGGCTGTGATGGGAGATTTCTGCTGTAAATGAGTTTTCAGCTATCTAGGCTGTTCTTCCAGTTTCCATAAGGCCAGCAGGGGTGGCTTTAAAATGCGGATTCCTCCCAGAGGTTTCCCCCCACCTTTCTAAATGTAGTGATCATGTTTTGTCAGCgtttctctcacttttttgaCTTTCTATGAAAGGCCACATTGATTAAAGAACAGTTGAAGTGCGCTTATAAGATTTTGCTCTCTTGCTGCCGTGAAGTTGATGCTACTTCCTGCGTGGGCAGATCTTTGCCAAGAACTTCTTGAGGTTTCCATCGCTCGCGTATCAGCCCTCTGCAGATCCTATCCATAAGGCACAGAGCAGTAGAGCCCTGTTCAGTTCTAGTTTGCagcctgtttttctttcacacaAGTCGCTCTCGATTTTgtgtctgttttctgtgtttcttgtcTTGCTGAAGACCTTCATAACATCCACGAACATTCTTCTTTCTGTCAGAGTTGTCAGCACGTCTTCTAAATAGGTTTACATAAATAAAAGTTTGTGATTAAAGAGCAATGCCTT
It contains:
- the SSU72 gene encoding RNA polymerase II subunit A C-terminal domain phosphatase SSU72, translated to MPSSPLRVAVVCSSNQNRSMEAHNILSKRGFSVRSFGTGTHVKLPGPAPDKPNVYDFKTTYDQMYNDLLRKDKELYTQNGILHMLDRNKRIKPRPERFQNCKDVFDLILTCEERVYDQVVEDLNSREQETCQPVHVINVDIQDNHEEATLGAFLICELCQCIQHTEDMENEIDELLQEFEEKSGRTFLHTVCFY